The proteins below come from a single Melospiza melodia melodia isolate bMelMel2 chromosome 12, bMelMel2.pri, whole genome shotgun sequence genomic window:
- the NEU4 gene encoding sialidase-4 has protein sequence MGSRHFPARTVLFERESSGVTYRVPALLYLPCGAKLLAFAEERLSADDAHANLLVLRRGSVYGTFVEWEDMRVLETATLQHHRSMNPCPLYDEFTGTLFLFFITVLGRTPEAYQIVTGQNVTRLCCVTSADQGLSWSTATDLTQQVIGATIKDWATFALGPGHGIQLRSGRLLVPAYSYHIDCKQCFGQLCKTTPHSFAFYSDDHGRAWRFGEFIPNLQSGECQLVSVDEEDGSNVLYCNARSPLGFRVQALSTDDGAVFHGGQLVQRLVEPPHGCHGSVIGFPAPLVYVPAASRDTGAPSRGSACPLLPGALRGFGRSPTQQAGDAELPAGSRREPRERCAAPGQRGDAHSVASARGDSAASPSPAPFFQAPTWILYSHPTSPMSRVNMGVHLSTFPRDAESWTEPWVIYEGPSAYSDLACLQLPQRDAAPAGGTATAFACLYENGVRSPYEQISFSMFTLHDVLQNIPLTAAARPRGKRKRKRRRSCFVS, from the exons ATGGGCTCCCGGCACTTCCCGGCGCGCACCGTGCTGTTCGAGAGGGAGTCCAGCGGTGTCACGTACCGAGTGCCCGCCCTGCTCTACCTGCCCTGCGGTGCCAAGCTGCTGGCCTTCGCCGAGGAGCGCCTCAGCGCCGACGATGCCCACGCCAACCTGCTGGTGCTGCGCCGCGGCTCCGTCTACGGCACCTTCGTGGAG TGGGAAGACATGCGTGTGCTGGAGACGGCCACGCTGCAGCACCACCGCTCCATGAACCCCTGCCCGCTCTACGACGAGTTCACGGGCaccctcttcctcttcttcatcaCGGTGCTGGGCAGGACGCCCGAAGCCTACCAGATTGTCACCGGCCAGAATGTCACCCGCCTGTGCTGTGTCACCAGCGCCGACCAGGGCCTGAGCTGGAGCACGGCCACAGACCTGACACAGCAGGTCATCGGGGCCACCATCAAAG acTGGGCGACGTTCGCGCTGGGCCCCGGGCACGGCATCCAGCTGCGCTCGGGGCGGCTGCTGGTGCCCGCCTACAGCTACCACATCGACTGCAAGCAgtgcttcgggcagctctgcaaGACCACCCCGCACTCCTTCGCCTTCTACAGCGACGACCACGGCCGCGCCTGGCGCTTCGGCGAGTTCATCCCCAACCTGCAGTCGGGCGAGTGCCAGCTGGTGTCGGTGGATGAGGAGGACGGGTCCAACGTGCTCTACTGCAACGCCCGCAGCCCGCTGGGCTTCAGGGTGCAGGCGCTGAGCACGGACGACGGGGCCGTGTTCCACGGGGGGCAGCTGGTGCAGCGGCTGGTGGAGCCGCCCCACGGCTGCCACGGCAGCGTCATCGGCTTCCCCGCACCGCTCGTGTACGTCCCCGCCGCCTCCCGGGACACCGGGGCGCCCTCCCGGGGCTCGGCGTGCCCGCTGCTCCCCGGGGCGCTCCGCGGGTTCGGGCGCTCGCCCACACAACAGGCGGGAGATGCCGAGCTGCCCGCCGGCAGCCGCCGTGAGCCCCGTGAGCGCTGTGCCGCCCCAGGGCAGCGCGGTGATGCCCACAGCGTCGCCTCGGCGCGGGGGGACtctgcagccagccccagccccgctcccttcTTCCAAGCGCCGACGTGGATCCTGTACTCGCACCCCACCAGCCCCATGTCGCGGGTGAACATGGGCGTCCACCTGAGCACCTTCCCCAGGGACGCCGAGAGCTGGACGGAGCCCTGGGTCATCTACGAGGGCCCGAGCGCCTACTCGGACCTGGCGTGCCTGCAGCTGCCGCAGCGGGACGCGGCCCCGGCCGGCGGCACCGCCACCGCCTTCGCCTGCCTCTACGAGAACGGCGTGAGGAGTCCCTACGAGCAGATCTCCTTCAGCATGTTCACGCTGCACGACGTGCTCCAGAACATCCCCCTGACAGCCGCTGCTCGCCCGCgggggaagaggaagaggaagaggaggaggagctgctTCGTCTCCTAG